From Deltaproteobacteria bacterium HGW-Deltaproteobacteria-4, one genomic window encodes:
- a CDS encoding transposase, giving the protein MPQPSDLQHRRSIRLRDYDYAANGAYFVTLCTHGKTCRFGAVVDGEMQLNESGEMVRDEWLRTAEVRPQVVLDAFVIMPNHLHGIILIDHPVGATRWVARSTSSDCDNRATHRVAPTPGPATGSLGAMIGQFKAAVTRRLNATGGVNGALWQRNYYEHVIRNQADFEAIRDYIEANPARWAEDEYR; this is encoded by the coding sequence ATGCCGCAGCCATCTGACTTACAGCACCGTCGCTCCATCCGCCTGCGCGACTATGATTACGCCGCTAACGGGGCGTACTTTGTGACCCTCTGTACGCACGGTAAGACCTGCCGCTTCGGGGCGGTGGTCGATGGCGAGATGCAGCTAAATGAATCAGGGGAGATGGTACGGGACGAATGGCTGCGGACCGCTGAAGTTCGGCCACAGGTGGTTTTGGATGCCTTTGTCATTATGCCGAATCATCTGCACGGCATTATTTTGATCGATCACCCCGTAGGGGCGACCCGGTGGGTCGCCCGATCAACGTCCTCCGATTGCGACAACCGGGCGACCCACCGGGTCGCCCCTACGCCCGGCCCAGCGACGGGGTCGTTGGGCGCGATGATCGGACAATTCAAGGCCGCGGTGACCCGCCGGCTCAATGCGACAGGCGGGGTGAACGGGGCTCTCTGGCAACGCAACTATTACGAACACGTCATCCGCAACCAAGCTGATTTCGAAGCAATTCGCGATTATATCGAGGCCAATCCGGCGCGCTGGGCCGAGGATGAATACCGATAG
- a CDS encoding ribonucleoside-diphosphate reductase, adenosylcobalamin-dependent has product MPAKTTETTTSLSKNAITVLERRYLKRDLDGKPTETPAAMFRRVAEAIAGAETKLKTGVDAKALADEFYRMMTSLEFLPNSPTLMNAGRELGQLSACFVLPVGDSMEEIFEAIKQTALIHKSGGGTGFSFSRIRPANDVVQSTSGVSSGPLSFMKVFDAATETIKQGGTRRGANMGILRVDHPDIMDFIMCKRDQTVLTNFNISVGMTEAFMEAVEKDADYQLVNPRNKADGRTLPARKVFEHIVELAWSNGEPGIIFLDRLNRDNPTPLVGEFEATNPCGEQPLLPYESCNLGSINLALMLKGNQVDWDRLRKTVRSAARFLDNVIEVNNYPIPQIDKMTRANRKIGLGVMGWADMLIMLNIPYNSQEGVELGEKVMKFITDEARIMSQELATERGAFPNFKGSTFDKKGSKPVRNATSSTIAPTGTISIIANSSSGIEPLFAVSYVRQVLDNDILVEVNPLFEKIARERGFYSPELMKLIAQHGTVKDIDQVPEDIRRIFVTSHDITPEDHIRMQAAFQRYTDNAVSKTVNFCNTATKEDVATVYRLAYQQGCKGVTIYRDGSRDMQVLSVGKKDTPAEAAVPVEVQKTGRKRDRPRALKGSTYQMETGCGPLYITINEDNAGLFEVFTTMGKAGGCASSQCEAIGRLVSLAWRSGVQARQTVKQLIGISCHKPAGFGDNRITSCSDAVARAIMMHVQAHEEGMEGTIHSQNGGACPECGGVVEHEGGCCVCHACGYSECA; this is encoded by the coding sequence ATGCCCGCAAAGACGACCGAAACGACCACCAGCCTTTCAAAAAATGCCATCACTGTCCTTGAGCGCCGTTACCTCAAACGTGATCTCGACGGCAAGCCGACCGAGACCCCGGCCGCGATGTTCCGCCGCGTCGCCGAAGCGATTGCCGGCGCCGAGACCAAACTCAAGACCGGCGTCGATGCCAAGGCGCTCGCCGACGAATTCTACCGGATGATGACCTCCCTCGAGTTCCTCCCCAATTCGCCGACGCTAATGAATGCCGGCCGCGAACTCGGCCAACTCTCCGCCTGTTTCGTCCTGCCGGTCGGCGACTCGATGGAGGAGATCTTTGAAGCGATCAAGCAGACCGCCCTCATCCACAAAAGCGGCGGCGGCACCGGCTTCTCCTTTTCACGCATCCGCCCCGCCAACGACGTTGTCCAGTCGACGAGCGGCGTCTCCAGCGGCCCCCTCTCCTTCATGAAGGTCTTTGATGCCGCCACCGAAACGATCAAGCAGGGCGGCACCCGGCGCGGCGCCAACATGGGGATTCTCCGTGTCGACCATCCCGATATCATGGATTTTATCATGTGCAAGCGGGATCAGACCGTCCTCACCAACTTCAACATCTCCGTCGGTATGACTGAAGCCTTTATGGAAGCGGTCGAGAAAGATGCCGACTACCAGCTCGTCAACCCCCGCAACAAAGCCGATGGCCGCACCCTCCCCGCCCGCAAGGTCTTCGAACATATCGTCGAACTCGCCTGGAGCAACGGTGAGCCGGGGATCATCTTCCTCGACCGCCTCAACCGCGACAACCCGACGCCGCTGGTCGGCGAATTCGAAGCGACCAATCCTTGCGGCGAGCAACCCCTCCTCCCTTATGAAAGCTGCAACCTCGGCTCGATCAACCTCGCCCTGATGCTTAAAGGGAACCAGGTCGACTGGGATCGTCTCCGCAAGACCGTGCGCAGCGCCGCCCGCTTCCTCGACAACGTCATCGAAGTCAACAACTACCCGATCCCGCAGATCGACAAGATGACCCGCGCCAATCGCAAGATCGGCCTCGGCGTCATGGGCTGGGCGGATATGCTGATCATGCTGAACATCCCCTACAACTCGCAGGAAGGGGTGGAACTCGGCGAGAAGGTGATGAAGTTCATCACCGACGAAGCGCGGATCATGTCGCAGGAACTCGCTACCGAGCGCGGCGCTTTCCCCAACTTCAAAGGGAGCACCTTCGACAAGAAGGGGAGCAAGCCGGTACGCAACGCCACCAGCTCGACCATCGCCCCGACCGGCACCATCTCGATCATCGCCAACTCCTCCAGCGGCATCGAGCCCCTCTTCGCCGTCAGCTACGTCCGCCAGGTCCTCGATAACGACATCCTCGTCGAGGTTAACCCCCTCTTCGAAAAGATCGCCCGCGAGCGCGGCTTCTATTCGCCGGAACTGATGAAACTCATCGCCCAGCACGGTACGGTCAAGGATATCGACCAGGTCCCCGAGGACATCCGCCGCATCTTCGTCACTTCCCACGACATCACCCCGGAAGACCACATTCGCATGCAGGCGGCCTTCCAGAGATACACCGACAACGCCGTCTCCAAGACCGTCAACTTCTGCAACACCGCCACCAAGGAGGATGTCGCCACCGTCTACCGCCTCGCTTATCAGCAGGGGTGTAAAGGTGTGACGATCTACCGCGACGGTTCCCGCGACATGCAGGTCCTCTCGGTCGGCAAGAAGGACACCCCGGCCGAAGCCGCTGTCCCGGTCGAAGTCCAGAAGACCGGCCGCAAACGCGACCGTCCCCGCGCCCTCAAAGGCTCCACCTACCAGATGGAGACCGGCTGCGGCCCCCTCTACATCACTATCAACGAGGATAACGCCGGCCTCTTCGAAGTCTTCACCACCATGGGCAAGGCCGGCGGCTGTGCCTCCAGCCAGTGCGAAGCGATCGGCCGCCTCGTCTCCCTCGCCTGGCGCTCCGGCGTCCAGGCCCGCCAGACGGTCAAACAGCTGATCGGCATCAGCTGCCACAAACCGGCCGGTTTCGGCGACAACCGCATCACCAGCTGTTCCGACGCCGTTGCCCGGGCGATCATGATGCACGTCCAGGCGCACGAAGAAGGAATGGAAGGGACCATCCACTCCCAGAACGGCGGGGCCTGCCCCGAATGCGGCGGCGTCGTCGAGCACGAAGGCGGCTGTTGTGTGTGCCATGCTTGTGGCTACAGCGAGTGCGCGTAA
- a CDS encoding GGDEF domain-containing protein, translating into MNQDEFTDEELNGLREVLSVAQVVVSSLDLDEVLHNILCSAMGIMDMPAGSIALYDESINKLALHAHIGLSEALTSRSSWEVTPGGLTHRILSEGQFFVVEDTQGEAFFKNPLTIGEGICSLIAVPLKMQKKIIGILYLDDFVPRTFTPMRLHMLSILASFATMSIDNARLHVKTHLLACTDGLTGLYNHRHFLESFDEEMVRAIRYEKPLSLVMIDVDDFKLFNDRHGHPVGDKALIAVARTLQSVLRTCDYSFRYGGEEFIAILTETNLEQALVAAERLRLGIIAGTQEALAGIAPEGVTVSIGVASYPHDGTGDALFKEADDQLYRAKREGKNRVYCSACSSSLRNGCD; encoded by the coding sequence CTGAACCAGGATGAATTTACTGACGAAGAGTTGAATGGTCTGCGCGAGGTTCTTTCTGTGGCACAGGTCGTTGTCTCTTCACTCGATCTGGACGAAGTTCTCCATAATATTCTCTGTAGTGCTATGGGCATCATGGATATGCCTGCCGGGAGTATTGCTTTATATGATGAGTCTATTAACAAACTTGCACTGCACGCTCATATCGGTTTAAGCGAAGCACTGACTTCAAGGTCGAGCTGGGAAGTCACTCCGGGCGGACTGACCCATCGGATCCTCAGCGAGGGGCAGTTCTTTGTTGTTGAAGATACGCAAGGGGAAGCGTTTTTTAAAAATCCCTTGACGATCGGGGAAGGGATTTGTTCGCTGATTGCCGTCCCCCTGAAGATGCAGAAAAAGATCATCGGTATCCTTTATCTTGATGATTTTGTCCCCCGCACTTTCACGCCGATGCGTCTGCATATGCTCTCCATCCTCGCCTCTTTTGCCACCATGAGTATCGACAATGCGCGACTGCATGTTAAAACTCATCTTCTTGCTTGCACCGATGGCTTGACCGGTTTGTACAACCACCGTCACTTTCTGGAAAGCTTTGACGAAGAGATGGTTCGTGCCATCCGTTATGAAAAACCTTTGTCGTTGGTGATGATCGATGTTGACGATTTCAAGCTTTTTAATGATCGCCATGGTCATCCCGTCGGGGACAAAGCCCTGATTGCCGTCGCCAGGACCTTGCAATCTGTCCTGCGCACCTGTGATTATTCTTTCCGTTACGGAGGGGAGGAATTCATTGCTATTCTTACTGAAACGAATCTAGAGCAGGCACTGGTCGCTGCCGAGCGCTTGCGACTGGGCATTATTGCCGGCACGCAGGAAGCCCTTGCCGGTATCGCCCCGGAGGGGGTGACGGTGAGCATCGGCGTTGCTTCCTATCCTCATGACGGAACCGGCGATGCGCTGTTCAAAGAGGCAGACGACCAACTTTATCGGGCCAAGCGGGAAGGAAAGAACCGCGTCTACTGTTCCGCTTGCAGTTCTTCTTTGCGAAATGGATGTGATTAA
- a CDS encoding cysteine desulfurase, which yields MAIYLDNAATSFPKPEAVYCRIDEALRQAGGNPGRGGHQLSLDASRIVFTAREAVANFFGISDSSRIAFTSNATEAINLALFGFLQPGDRVVTTNMEHNAVARPLRALQERGVEVVKVAADRYGFVSAEDFCRACAVAPTALAVLGHISNVTGTIQDLVTIGPWCRNHGVTLLVDAAQSAGLLPIDVETLGIDLLAAPGHKGLYGPVGSGFLYVRPGLELVPLLYGGTGANSHSDLMPEVMPERLESGTPNTPGLAGLTAGIAWLEEVGLAAIREHEIKCMSRLLAGLAALPDLVLYGPGDAAQCGGVLSFNIKGLDPSTVAFRLDQEFSICVRAGLHCAPDAHRAIGTYPVGTVRVSPGMMNSPEEIEEFIAAVATISSKN from the coding sequence ATGGCAATTTATCTCGATAACGCCGCCACCTCCTTCCCTAAACCGGAAGCGGTCTATTGCCGCATCGATGAGGCCTTACGCCAAGCCGGCGGCAATCCGGGGCGGGGCGGACATCAGCTCTCCCTTGATGCCAGTCGCATCGTCTTTACCGCGCGTGAGGCGGTGGCCAACTTCTTCGGGATAAGCGATTCGAGTCGTATTGCTTTTACCAGTAATGCAACTGAAGCGATCAATCTTGCGCTCTTCGGCTTTTTGCAGCCAGGCGACCGGGTGGTGACGACGAATATGGAGCACAATGCCGTGGCGCGTCCGTTGCGGGCTCTGCAAGAGCGCGGTGTCGAGGTTGTCAAGGTGGCGGCTGACCGGTATGGTTTTGTTTCTGCAGAAGATTTTTGTCGGGCTTGTGCCGTCGCCCCGACGGCGCTGGCGGTTCTTGGCCATATCTCTAACGTCACCGGAACAATTCAGGATCTTGTGACCATCGGGCCGTGGTGCCGCAATCATGGCGTCACTCTCCTCGTCGATGCAGCGCAGAGTGCCGGACTGCTGCCGATCGACGTTGAGACCCTCGGTATCGACCTCCTCGCCGCACCGGGGCACAAAGGGCTCTATGGTCCGGTCGGAAGCGGTTTTTTGTATGTGCGCCCGGGGTTGGAACTGGTCCCTCTTCTTTACGGCGGCACCGGCGCCAACTCACACTCTGATCTGATGCCAGAGGTGATGCCCGAACGCCTGGAGAGTGGCACTCCGAATACACCGGGTCTGGCCGGGTTGACGGCTGGGATCGCCTGGTTGGAGGAAGTCGGTCTTGCTGCAATCAGAGAACATGAAATCAAGTGCATGAGCCGACTTTTGGCCGGCCTGGCGGCTCTCCCCGACCTCGTTCTCTACGGACCGGGCGATGCAGCGCAATGCGGCGGGGTCCTCTCCTTTAATATCAAGGGACTCGATCCTTCTACGGTCGCTTTTCGTCTCGATCAAGAGTTTTCCATCTGTGTTCGGGCCGGATTGCACTGCGCTCCTGACGCGCACCGTGCCATCGGCACCTATCCGGTCGGGACTGTAAGGGTCAGCCCCGGTATGATGAATTCTCCGGAGGAGATCGAAGAGTTCATCGCCGCTGTCGCCACAATTTCCAGCAAAAACTGA
- a CDS encoding phosphate starvation-inducible protein PhoH encodes MKKTYVLDTNVLLHDAQALLRFEDNDVVIPMTVIEEIDRFKKDLNETGRNARQVSRILDGFREKNRLMEGVPLEGGGQLKVVLCTDDALHRLPLELRGEQADNRILAVAADLMKSCECPVVFVTKDTNLRIKADVIGLTAEDYETGKVPIDELYSGQAEVMVDKEIVDRFYGQGYIEIGNDYRANECVTLIDSANLNHTGIGRFHAPSGRIVALSRAPKEGIWGIQPRNREQQFALDILLNNEIQVVTLVGKAGTGKTLLAIAAGLLKVSDEAVYSRLLVSRPVFPMGRDLGFLPGDVEEKLAPWMQPIFDNVELLLGSVEERGKRKRGYKELIDMGILEIEPLTYIRGRSIPKQYMIVDEAQNLTPHEIKTIITRAGEGTKIVLTGDPYQIDNPYVDASSNGLSYAVEKFKDQAIAGHMTLTKGERSPLAEMAANLL; translated from the coding sequence ATGAAAAAGACCTATGTCCTTGATACCAATGTTCTGCTCCACGATGCTCAGGCCCTTTTACGTTTTGAAGATAATGATGTTGTTATCCCGATGACGGTGATCGAAGAGATCGATCGTTTCAAGAAAGATCTCAATGAAACGGGACGGAACGCCCGGCAGGTTTCCCGCATTCTTGACGGCTTCAGGGAAAAAAACCGGCTGATGGAAGGGGTGCCATTGGAGGGGGGCGGCCAGCTGAAAGTGGTTCTCTGCACTGATGACGCCCTGCATCGTCTGCCCTTGGAGCTGCGCGGCGAACAGGCGGATAACCGGATCCTTGCCGTAGCCGCCGATTTGATGAAGAGTTGCGAGTGTCCGGTCGTCTTCGTCACCAAAGACACGAACTTGCGTATCAAGGCGGATGTCATTGGCCTTACGGCGGAAGATTATGAAACCGGCAAAGTACCGATTGACGAACTTTATTCCGGTCAGGCCGAGGTCATGGTAGATAAGGAGATTGTCGATCGTTTTTATGGTCAGGGTTACATTGAGATCGGCAACGACTATCGGGCGAATGAATGTGTTACCCTCATTGACTCTGCCAACCTCAACCATACCGGGATTGGACGTTTTCATGCGCCGAGCGGACGCATAGTTGCATTGAGCCGGGCCCCCAAGGAAGGGATCTGGGGGATTCAGCCGCGTAATCGTGAACAACAGTTTGCCCTCGATATTCTCCTTAACAACGAGATTCAGGTGGTGACGCTGGTCGGCAAGGCTGGCACCGGCAAGACTCTCCTGGCGATTGCCGCCGGACTCCTCAAGGTTTCGGATGAAGCGGTCTACAGTCGCCTCCTCGTTTCCCGGCCGGTCTTCCCGATGGGGCGTGATCTCGGTTTTCTCCCCGGTGATGTCGAAGAGAAGCTGGCGCCGTGGATGCAGCCGATCTTTGATAATGTCGAACTCCTCCTGGGCAGTGTTGAAGAACGGGGCAAGCGCAAGCGCGGTTACAAAGAACTTATCGACATGGGCATCCTCGAAATCGAGCCGTTGACCTATATTCGCGGCCGCTCGATTCCGAAGCAGTACATGATTGTCGACGAAGCCCAGAACCTGACGCCGCACGAAATCAAAACGATCATTACCCGGGCCGGGGAGGGGACAAAGATTGTTCTCACTGGCGATCCCTACCAGATCGACAACCCTTACGTCGATGCTTCGAGCAATGGTCTTTCCTATGCGGTCGAAAAGTTCAAGGATCAAGCGATCGCCGGTCATATGACCCTCACCAAGGGGGAACGTTCACCCCTGGCCGAGATGGCTGCTAATTTACTGTAA
- the tsaD gene encoding tRNA (adenosine(37)-N6)-threonylcarbamoyltransferase complex transferase subunit TsaD — protein sequence MLLLCIESSCDETAAAVIRDGRTILSSIVATQVDIHARFGGVVPEIASRQHLAAIIPVVDAALEKAGHTLEEIQGIAVTRGPGLVGALLVGLAYAKSLAFARQIPFCGVHHIEGHLLAIQLEQPVAFPYLALAVSGGHTHLYRVDGIGAYTTLGRTIDDAAGEAFDKVAKMLGLPYPGGARIDQLAKTGNPQAIDFPRPLPRKDSVDFSFSGMKTAVATHLRQVGGTVEGSALNDLCASFQAAVVDVLTRKTLRAALDHELSRIVVCGGVACNSGLRQRFHEVASQYHHEVFFPSMSLCADNAAMLGVAGDFYLQRGDHGGLDLNALASWPLDRVGKQVV from the coding sequence ATGCTCCTCCTTTGCATAGAAAGTTCCTGCGACGAAACTGCTGCCGCCGTCATTCGTGACGGCCGCACGATCTTATCCAGTATCGTCGCCACCCAGGTTGACATTCACGCCCGTTTCGGCGGCGTGGTACCGGAAATTGCATCCCGTCAGCATCTGGCAGCGATCATCCCGGTGGTCGATGCCGCTCTGGAAAAGGCCGGCCACACCCTCGAGGAGATACAGGGGATCGCTGTCACCCGTGGCCCCGGTCTGGTCGGGGCCCTCCTGGTCGGTCTTGCCTACGCCAAGTCCCTTGCCTTTGCCCGGCAGATTCCGTTCTGCGGCGTTCATCACATCGAAGGACATCTCCTCGCCATTCAACTTGAACAGCCCGTAGCCTTTCCTTATCTGGCTCTGGCCGTCTCCGGCGGACATACGCACCTTTACCGGGTCGACGGCATCGGTGCCTATACGACCCTCGGCCGGACGATTGACGATGCTGCCGGCGAAGCCTTTGACAAGGTCGCCAAGATGCTCGGGCTTCCTTACCCCGGCGGAGCCCGCATCGATCAACTGGCAAAGACGGGGAATCCGCAGGCGATCGATTTTCCGCGTCCGCTGCCCCGCAAAGATAGTGTCGACTTCAGTTTCAGCGGTATGAAGACCGCGGTCGCCACTCATCTGCGTCAAGTCGGGGGGACGGTAGAGGGGAGCGCTCTCAATGACCTCTGCGCCTCCTTTCAGGCCGCGGTTGTCGATGTCCTCACCCGCAAAACCCTGCGTGCGGCCTTGGATCACGAGCTGTCGCGCATCGTTGTCTGCGGCGGCGTTGCCTGTAACAGCGGTCTGCGCCAGCGTTTTCATGAAGTCGCGTCGCAATACCATCACGAGGTCTTTTTCCCGTCGATGTCCCTTTGTGCCGATAATGCCGCGATGCTCGGCGTTGCCGGCGATTTTTATCTGCAGCGCGGCGATCATGGCGGGCTGGATCTTAACGCTCTGGCGAGCTGGCCCCTGGATCGGGTCGGAAAGCAGGTAGTCTGA
- a CDS encoding ribosomal RNA small subunit methyltransferase A: METQYEAGQDRFRTKKSYGQNFLQDRQVVAEIIAAAAIGEEDRVIEIGPGLGALTKDLLARAREVNIIEIDKDLISFWQQRPDPRLHLHAGDALGLNWRTLFPAPPYILAANLPYNISTPILFKMIEERDLFKRLVLMFQKEVGDRICAPPGGKDYGVLSVFCQLWFDVRKVVIVPPGAFHPAPKVHSIVVQLDPLPAARVALDDYATFRRVVKGAFGQRRKTLRNALGGAGFTTARIDAVLAATAIDGRRRGETLSLSEFALLSNAFGDEEGEAFHGCL; encoded by the coding sequence ATGGAGACGCAGTATGAAGCGGGGCAGGACCGCTTTCGCACCAAGAAGAGTTACGGGCAGAATTTTTTGCAGGATCGCCAGGTGGTGGCGGAAATCATCGCTGCCGCGGCTATTGGCGAGGAGGATCGGGTCATCGAAATCGGCCCAGGTCTCGGCGCCCTTACCAAGGATCTTTTGGCGCGGGCGCGGGAAGTCAACATTATCGAGATCGATAAAGATCTCATCTCCTTCTGGCAGCAGCGCCCCGATCCACGCCTGCATCTTCATGCCGGTGATGCGCTTGGCCTGAACTGGCGCACTCTCTTTCCGGCTCCCCCCTACATTCTTGCCGCCAACCTGCCCTACAATATTTCGACGCCGATCCTCTTCAAGATGATCGAAGAGCGGGATCTCTTCAAACGGCTGGTGCTGATGTTTCAAAAGGAGGTCGGCGACCGCATCTGTGCTCCGCCGGGCGGGAAGGATTATGGTGTCCTTTCGGTCTTCTGCCAGCTCTGGTTCGACGTTCGCAAGGTGGTGATCGTCCCACCCGGCGCTTTCCACCCGGCGCCGAAGGTTCACTCGATCGTTGTTCAGCTCGATCCGCTCCCCGCTGCACGTGTAGCCCTCGACGATTACGCAACCTTTCGTCGGGTCGTCAAAGGGGCTTTCGGCCAGCGCCGTAAAACCTTGCGCAACGCCTTGGGTGGTGCCGGTTTCACCACTGCCCGCATCGATGCTGTTCTGGCTGCGACCGCCATTGACGGCAGGCGTCGTGGTGAAACCTTGAGTCTCAGCGAGTTTGCGCTCCTCAGTAATGCCTTCGGAGACGAAGAAGGAGAGGCCTTCCACGGATGTCTTTGA
- a CDS encoding flavoredoxin, with product MRIFLFQKLCHFGPSSSLEEVKNFSEREERMDKDKKTLGPGITFFPQPATWIVSVDREGTIDIMTASWVSMVSKTPPTIALSLHHGRQTYANIQQSGVFTVNVIPSSQAVAGDYCGLVSGRDVDKLAATDLTPTAALHVVAPILAESPLNLECRVTNEVAIGDYRLILGEVLEIHIAAAACREGGYDTAVIDPLVYLGGIREYWGLGEKVGIAYSIGKELLPK from the coding sequence ATGAGGATCTTCCTCTTTCAAAAGCTGTGTCATTTTGGACCTTCTTCCTCCCTTGAGGAGGTAAAAAATTTTTCAGAGAGAGAGGAACGGATGGATAAAGACAAAAAGACCCTCGGCCCCGGTATTACCTTCTTTCCCCAGCCTGCGACCTGGATCGTCAGTGTAGACAGGGAGGGGACGATTGATATTATGACCGCATCCTGGGTATCGATGGTGAGTAAGACTCCCCCGACAATCGCCCTCTCTCTCCATCACGGCCGGCAGACTTATGCCAATATTCAGCAGAGTGGCGTCTTTACGGTCAATGTCATCCCGAGCAGCCAGGCGGTGGCCGGCGACTATTGCGGTCTCGTCTCCGGACGTGATGTCGATAAGCTGGCAGCGACCGATCTTACTCCGACGGCCGCATTGCACGTCGTCGCCCCGATCCTCGCCGAGTCCCCCTTGAACCTTGAATGCCGGGTAACGAATGAAGTTGCCATCGGTGATTATCGCCTGATTCTCGGGGAAGTTCTCGAAATCCACATTGCTGCAGCGGCCTGTCGTGAGGGTGGCTACGACACTGCGGTGATCGATCCCCTCGTTTATCTCGGAGGCATTCGCGAATACTGGGGGTTGGGGGAAAAGGTCGGGATCGCCTACAGCATCGGTAAGGAATTACTGCCGAAATAG
- the panB gene encoding 3-methyl-2-oxobutanoate hydroxymethyltransferase: MKKAKTILDFQRMKEEQEKISVLTAYDYPFARLMEQAGLDMILVGDSVGSVVAGYDNTLPVTMDEMVYHTRAVVRGAPRTFVVADMPFLSYQVELAEARRNAGRLIKEGGARAVKLEGGEHVAATIRAIVDMDIPVIAHIGLTPQSIHRMGGYKVQGRQETQARQLLADAEAVARAGAFAVVLEGIPSTLAAEITARLTIPTIGIGAGSACDGQVLVIHDILGLCEKYSPKFVKRYADAGELISGAINDYIHEVKAGAFPGKEHSF; this comes from the coding sequence ATGAAAAAAGCGAAGACCATCCTCGATTTTCAACGGATGAAAGAGGAGCAGGAGAAGATTTCCGTGCTCACCGCTTATGACTATCCTTTTGCCCGCCTCATGGAGCAGGCTGGTCTCGATATGATCCTCGTCGGCGATTCCGTTGGCAGCGTCGTCGCAGGCTATGACAATACCCTGCCGGTGACCATGGATGAGATGGTTTACCATACCCGCGCTGTAGTGCGCGGCGCTCCCCGGACTTTTGTTGTGGCGGATATGCCCTTCCTTTCCTATCAGGTTGAGCTGGCCGAGGCACGACGCAATGCCGGCCGGCTGATCAAGGAGGGAGGGGCGCGGGCAGTCAAACTCGAAGGGGGGGAACATGTTGCGGCAACGATTCGGGCGATTGTCGATATGGATATACCGGTGATTGCCCACATCGGTCTGACGCCGCAATCGATCCATCGCATGGGCGGCTACAAGGTGCAGGGACGGCAGGAAACCCAGGCTCGCCAACTCCTCGCCGATGCTGAGGCGGTCGCCCGCGCCGGGGCTTTCGCGGTGGTACTGGAAGGGATTCCCAGCACCCTCGCCGCCGAAATCACGGCTCGATTGACGATTCCCACCATCGGTATCGGTGCCGGCAGCGCCTGCGACGGTCAGGTGCTGGTCATTCACGATATCCTCGGCCTCTGCGAGAAGTACTCCCCGAAATTCGTCAAGCGCTATGCCGATGCCGGGGAGCTGATCAGTGGCGCGATCAACGACTATATCCATGAGGTCAAGGCTGGCGCTTTCCCCGGTAAGGAGCACAGTTTCTGA
- a CDS encoding pantoate--beta-alanine ligase, with protein MEMVTGPIEMQQRALTAKRAGQRISFVPTMGFLHDGHLSLLQEGRKRGDLLVLSIFVNPTQFGANEDLSTYPRALENDSELARVAGTDLVFAPSSAAIYPPDASTWVNVEGLTDVLCGASRPGHFRGVTTVVAKLFNLVQPDVALFGCKDFQQLAVIRRMVRDLDIPVEIVGMPIVREADGLALSSRNVYLTPDERQQALVLSRAIATARKMAGAGERDAGEIVAALRALIAAQPAARIDYLQICHQDTLQEQTAINRDSVLLLAVFIGKTRLIDNSFLL; from the coding sequence ATGGAGATGGTTACTGGCCCAATAGAAATGCAGCAGCGTGCCTTGACGGCGAAAAGGGCAGGGCAGCGAATCTCTTTTGTCCCGACCATGGGTTTTCTGCACGATGGGCACCTTTCTCTGTTGCAGGAAGGGCGCAAGCGCGGTGATCTTCTCGTTCTGTCTATCTTTGTGAATCCGACCCAGTTCGGGGCGAACGAAGATCTTTCCACCTATCCGCGGGCGCTGGAGAACGACAGTGAACTCGCCCGTGTGGCCGGTACGGATCTGGTCTTTGCACCTTCATCCGCCGCCATTTATCCCCCCGATGCTTCGACCTGGGTCAATGTCGAAGGGCTGACTGATGTCCTTTGCGGCGCCAGCCGTCCCGGCCACTTTCGCGGCGTGACGACAGTGGTGGCCAAGCTCTTTAATCTTGTTCAGCCCGATGTGGCCCTCTTTGGCTGCAAGGATTTTCAGCAGCTTGCCGTGATCCGCCGTATGGTACGCGATCTCGACATTCCGGTAGAGATTGTCGGTATGCCGATCGTGCGCGAGGCCGACGGTTTGGCGCTGAGTTCGCGTAATGTCTACCTGACTCCCGACGAGCGACAGCAGGCTCTGGTCCTGTCGCGGGCGATTGCCACCGCGCGGAAGATGGCCGGTGCCGGGGAGCGCGACGCTGGAGAAATTGTTGCCGCCCTGCGGGCGTTGATCGCTGCTCAACCGGCGGCCCGCATCGACTATCTGCAGATCTGCCATCAAGACACGTTGCAGGAACAGACGGCGATCAACAGAGATTCGGTCCTCCTGCTCGCCGTCTTTATCGGCAAGACCCGGCTGATCGACAACAGTTTTCTGCTATGA